One Vanacampus margaritifer isolate UIUO_Vmar chromosome 20, RoL_Vmar_1.0, whole genome shotgun sequence DNA window includes the following coding sequences:
- the dnajb6b gene encoding dnaJ homolog subfamily B member 6b isoform X1 — protein sequence MVEYYQVLGVHKNATQADIKKAYRKSALKWHPDKNPENKEEAEKKFKELAEAYEVLSDESKRNTYDKYGKEGLSAGGGNGGGAHNNHFGSYGFTFRNPEDVFREFFGGRDPFADFFTNDPLNNFSGHTRHRGSTRTRTGGGGLFDFGGFSFDSGFNAFGDMGSSGFNSFSSSFGGGGGGGGGGGAMGNFKSVSTSTKFINGRKITTKRTVENGQERVEVEEDGQLKSLTVNDVTADDDEHRRRRHNLLPVAGSHHQRFLRSSAQNPALDDDDDEEEEGEYGLSRGYTDPKRKKLWLKESRRRRAPSPRLFFPTFGGFGFGPFF from the exons ATGGTGGAGTACTACCAGGTGCTGGGAGTACACAAAAATGCAACGCAAGCCGACATAAAAAAAGC GTACAGAAAATCGGCGCTAAAGTGGCATCCGGACAAGAACCCCGAAAACAAGGAGGAGGCCGAGAAGAAGTTCAAAGAACTGGCCGAGGCTTACGAGGTGCTCTCAGATG AAAGCAAGAGGAATACTTACGACAAATATGGTAAAGAGGGGCTGTCTGCAGGAGGAGGCAATGGAGGAG GAGCCCACAACAATCACTTTGGCAGCTACGGCTTCACATTCCGAAACCCCGAGGACGTCTTCCGGGAATTCTTTGGCGGCAGAGATCCCTTTGCGGATTTTTTCA ccaaCGACCCACTCAACAACTTTAGCGGGCACACTCGCCACAGGGGGTCTACCCGAACCCGAACGGGAGGCGGAGGACTCTTCGATTTCGGGGGTTTCTCGTTCGACTCAG GTTTTAACGCATTCGGCGACATGGGCAGCAGCGGGTTCAACTCCTTCTCCTCGTCGtttggcggcggcggtggcggaggaggaggcggaggagcgATGGGGAACTTCAAATCGGTGTCTACTTCTACAAAGTTCATCAACGGCAGAAAAATTACTACCAAGCG GACGGTGGAGAACGGGCAGGAGCGcgtggaggtggaggaggacggCCAGCTCAAGTCGCTAACGGTTAACG ACGTCACAGCAGACGATGACGAGCATCGCCGCCGCAGACACAATCTCCTCCCCGTCGCGGGCTCGCACCACCAGCGCTTTCTGAGGAGCTCGGCCCAGAACCCAGCTCtggacgatgacgacgatgaggaggaggaaggagagtACGGCCTCAGCAGAG GTTACACGGACCCCAAGAGGAAGAAACTTTGGCTAAAGGAGTCGAGACGAAGAAGAGCGCCGTCGCCTCGTCTCTTCTTCCCCACATTCGGCGGGTTCGGGTTTGGTCCTTTTTTCTAA
- the dnajb6b gene encoding dnaJ homolog subfamily B member 6b isoform X2, with translation MVEYYQVLGVHKNATQADIKKAYRKSALKWHPDKNPENKEEAEKKFKELAEAYEVLSDESKRNTYDKYGKEGLSAGGGNGGGAHNNHFGSYGFTFRNPEDVFREFFGGRDPFADFFTNDPLNNFSGHTRHRGSTRTRTGGGGLFDFGGFSFDSGFNAFGDMGSSGFNSFSSSFGGGGGGGGGGGAMGNFKSVSTSTKFINGRKITTKRTVENGQERVEVEEDGQLKSLTVNVQATHLHRLDCLRFLSHPTATLLGTRHEEILPFIRRHSRR, from the exons ATGGTGGAGTACTACCAGGTGCTGGGAGTACACAAAAATGCAACGCAAGCCGACATAAAAAAAGC GTACAGAAAATCGGCGCTAAAGTGGCATCCGGACAAGAACCCCGAAAACAAGGAGGAGGCCGAGAAGAAGTTCAAAGAACTGGCCGAGGCTTACGAGGTGCTCTCAGATG AAAGCAAGAGGAATACTTACGACAAATATGGTAAAGAGGGGCTGTCTGCAGGAGGAGGCAATGGAGGAG GAGCCCACAACAATCACTTTGGCAGCTACGGCTTCACATTCCGAAACCCCGAGGACGTCTTCCGGGAATTCTTTGGCGGCAGAGATCCCTTTGCGGATTTTTTCA ccaaCGACCCACTCAACAACTTTAGCGGGCACACTCGCCACAGGGGGTCTACCCGAACCCGAACGGGAGGCGGAGGACTCTTCGATTTCGGGGGTTTCTCGTTCGACTCAG GTTTTAACGCATTCGGCGACATGGGCAGCAGCGGGTTCAACTCCTTCTCCTCGTCGtttggcggcggcggtggcggaggaggaggcggaggagcgATGGGGAACTTCAAATCGGTGTCTACTTCTACAAAGTTCATCAACGGCAGAAAAATTACTACCAAGCG GACGGTGGAGAACGGGCAGGAGCGcgtggaggtggaggaggacggCCAGCTCAAGTCGCTAACGGTTAACG TACAGGCGACTCACCTTCACCGCTTAGACTGCCTGCGCTTTCTATCCCACCCAACAGCCACTTTATTAGGCACACGACATGAAGAAATTCTGCCTTTTATAAG ACGTCACAGCAGACGATGA